A region of Schistosoma mansoni strain Puerto Rico chromosome 1, complete genome DNA encodes the following proteins:
- a CDS encoding tyrosine kinase — AIQRNDIVALNNQFLCNFGFTIDWEQIFEDNRKQMFIPDRKEKTVSHAGCDIALRKYTDGR, encoded by the exons GCCATTCAACGCAACGATATTGTAGCATTAAATAATCAGTTTTTGTGCAACTTTGGTTTCACGATTGATTGGGAACAGATTTTTGAAGACAAccgtaaacaaatgtttataccGGATCGAAAAGAAAAAAcagtttctcacgccggttgtGATATT GCTCTACGAAAATACACTGATGGTAGGTGA